A stretch of [Clostridium] innocuum DNA encodes these proteins:
- a CDS encoding NAD(P)-dependent oxidoreductase, producing MKIAWIGCGVMGTSMLLNLKKGGHTVSAYNRTYEKAAPLLEQGIRVERTIRDCVSDADVVCTMVGYPKDVEEIYEGDDGIFAHAKAHAVLIDFTTSSPALAKKLYTAAKAKGYAMLDAPVSGGDSGAKAASLSIMTGGDEEVFEQMRPLFSLLGTGIQYMGEAGSGQHTKACNQIAVAGAVAAMSEALVYARAVGLDEQKMLTAIAKGAAGSWQIDNTAPRVLANDFAPGFYIKHFIKDMHIVQQEMEQQNVHLDMLEAVCNMYEALAGMGEENNGTQALVHYYK from the coding sequence ATGAAGATTGCATGGATTGGCTGCGGCGTGATGGGGACCAGCATGCTGCTGAACCTGAAAAAGGGCGGTCATACGGTGAGTGCCTATAACCGCACCTATGAGAAGGCCGCTCCCCTGCTCGAGCAGGGAATCCGGGTGGAGCGTACCATTCGGGATTGTGTAAGTGATGCGGATGTTGTCTGTACCATGGTCGGTTACCCAAAGGATGTGGAAGAAATCTATGAGGGGGATGACGGTATCTTTGCACATGCCAAAGCGCATGCCGTACTGATTGATTTTACAACCTCTTCGCCCGCGCTGGCAAAAAAGCTGTACACAGCAGCAAAGGCAAAGGGATATGCCATGCTGGACGCTCCGGTATCCGGTGGTGACAGCGGGGCAAAAGCCGCATCCCTGTCTATTATGACTGGCGGGGATGAAGAAGTGTTCGAACAAATGCGTCCGCTATTCTCCCTATTGGGGACGGGAATTCAGTATATGGGAGAAGCAGGAAGTGGTCAGCATACAAAGGCCTGCAATCAGATTGCCGTGGCAGGCGCTGTGGCAGCGATGAGTGAAGCACTGGTATATGCAAGAGCGGTCGGACTGGATGAGCAGAAGATGCTTACCGCTATCGCCAAAGGAGCTGCAGGCAGCTGGCAGATCGACAATACCGCACCGCGTGTTCTTGCAAACGACTTCGCTCCCGGCTTTTATATCAAGCATTTTATTAAGGATATGCACATTGTTCAGCAGGAGATGGAGCAGCAGAACGTCCATCTGGATATGCTGGAGGCTGTCTGCAATATGTACGAAGCACTGGCAGGCATGGGAGAGGAAAACAACGGTACACAGGCACTTGTGCATTATTATAAATGA
- a CDS encoding cation transporter, whose protein sequence is MINYLAKKMIHNYNELEDPAVRKAYGNLTSTVGIANNVILFLFKFLAGTLARSVSITADAVNNLSDAGSSVISLLSFKLSSKPADEKHPFGHARYECIASMIVAVAILLLGFELIRTSFHKILQPEAVSFSWLSVIILLFSISVKLWMYSYNKKYGRLLKSSIMEATAADSISDVMATGAVLVSTVLSPIIHFNLDGYMGVVVAIFILMAGGGIIKSALDELLGQAPDEDLVKQIQDKINSYDGVLGMHDLMIHDYGAHRTFASVHVEVDYKEDVLKSHDMIDNIERDFQENMGLEMVIHMDPINIDDPLTNELRTLTAAIVKEIDEDLSMHDFRIVPGETHTNMIFDVVVPFHIKMSNQQILDALAQRIREHKGDHYYLVVTFDRAYTTHHSQESA, encoded by the coding sequence ATGATAAATTATCTTGCGAAAAAAATGATACACAACTATAACGAGCTGGAAGATCCTGCTGTGCGAAAGGCATATGGAAACCTTACAAGCACGGTGGGGATTGCAAACAATGTGATTTTGTTTCTGTTTAAATTTCTGGCCGGTACCCTGGCACGCAGTGTGTCCATAACGGCAGACGCTGTCAACAACCTTTCCGATGCCGGAAGCTCTGTGATTTCCCTGCTCAGCTTTAAGCTGTCAAGCAAGCCGGCAGATGAAAAGCACCCCTTTGGCCATGCGCGCTACGAATGTATTGCATCAATGATCGTTGCTGTAGCCATCCTGCTGCTTGGCTTTGAGCTGATTCGCACCAGCTTTCATAAGATTCTTCAACCGGAGGCAGTGTCCTTCAGCTGGTTGAGTGTGATTATTCTGCTGTTTTCCATTTCCGTAAAGCTGTGGATGTACAGTTATAATAAGAAATACGGGAGGCTTTTGAAGTCCAGTATAATGGAGGCGACCGCTGCAGATTCCATCAGTGATGTTATGGCGACGGGAGCTGTTCTTGTTTCCACAGTACTCTCTCCTATTATTCATTTTAATCTGGACGGCTATATGGGGGTTGTTGTTGCCATCTTTATTTTGATGGCGGGTGGAGGCATCATCAAATCGGCGCTGGATGAGCTGCTGGGACAGGCTCCGGATGAGGATCTGGTGAAACAGATTCAGGATAAGATTAACAGCTATGATGGAGTGCTGGGTATGCATGATCTCATGATCCACGATTATGGTGCGCACCGTACCTTTGCATCTGTGCATGTGGAGGTGGATTATAAGGAAGATGTACTGAAATCTCATGATATGATTGATAATATCGAACGCGACTTTCAGGAGAATATGGGACTGGAGATGGTTATCCACATGGATCCCATCAATATTGACGATCCGCTGACCAATGAGCTGCGAACACTGACAGCAGCAATCGTAAAGGAAATTGATGAAGACCTGAGCATGCACGATTTCCGTATCGTTCCGGGAGAAACCCATACGAATATGATTTTCGATGTTGTCGTGCCCTTCCATATTAAAATGAGTAATCAGCAGATTCTGGATGCCCTTGCACAGCGGATCCGGGAGCATAAGGGCGATCATTACTATCTGGTTGTTACCTTTGATCGTGCCTATACGACCCACCATTCACAGGAATCTGCCTGA
- the spo0A gene encoding sporulation transcription factor Spo0A, whose product MKSLIFLVDENRNQLSALERAISSVEEFELAGMTSDGEECIRQLEGKHVHVLVLDMILPKKDGFYVLEEIRSRRLQVDHIICISSYLSEMILSEFNRYCVDYIMMKPYEIPDLIRKIHFIRNYQPDYSLNEELQKKLGRSQNQHLEGTITELLHELGVPANLKGYQYLRCAIMQTYRDMDLLGKVTKTLYPKIALEFQTTPSRVERGIRHAIEVAWNRGNAHVIHKIFGYTISMERSKPTNSEFIAMLSDKIHMEETRV is encoded by the coding sequence ATGAAGAGCTTGATTTTTTTAGTAGATGAGAATAGAAATCAGTTATCTGCTTTAGAAAGGGCCATTTCTTCCGTTGAGGAATTTGAACTGGCCGGAATGACAAGCGATGGTGAGGAATGTATCCGACAGCTGGAGGGGAAACATGTACATGTTCTGGTGTTGGACATGATCCTGCCAAAGAAAGATGGGTTTTATGTATTAGAGGAAATACGCAGCAGAAGGCTGCAGGTGGATCATATTATCTGCATATCCTCATATCTCAGTGAAATGATTCTTTCTGAGTTCAACCGCTATTGTGTCGACTACATCATGATGAAGCCCTATGAGATTCCTGATCTGATTCGCAAGATTCATTTCATCAGGAATTATCAGCCGGATTATTCATTGAATGAGGAGCTGCAGAAAAAGCTGGGACGCAGTCAGAACCAGCATCTGGAGGGAACGATCACCGAGCTGCTGCACGAGCTTGGAGTTCCTGCAAACCTGAAAGGGTATCAGTATCTACGCTGTGCAATTATGCAGACCTACCGTGATATGGATCTGCTTGGTAAGGTTACCAAAACATTATATCCGAAGATTGCGCTGGAGTTTCAGACAACACCCTCCCGAGTGGAGCGTGGTATACGGCATGCAATCGAAGTGGCCTGGAATCGCGGAAATGCACATGTGATACATAAGATTTTCGGCTATACGATTTCCATGGAACGAAGCAAACCTACAAATTCCGAATTCATTGCAATGCTGTCTGACAAAATTCATATGGAGGAAACACGTGTCTGA
- a CDS encoding GntR family transcriptional regulator: MKGQTFYSSLYDSLTSLIITRRLPYGSRLPSAKQLCSTYQVGIRTVQDVLRDMRDAGYISLEARKRAQVIWQPSQAHDEQTDFYILHTHRQMIDVLESMRLCLPPLCSGLCDLLQEKDIRHLYKMLSTLEDNKNLEKRRLLIRDFNVYLLQRYHNDMILDLYLTTFSYIEYPLLYHTDLFSSYHGTLKHDYEQLLAAYTDKNCRFVYDFYYHTICYTIQRIREHAAQIQLCGNHCIPEATPFFWQPKHSHDYVYTLVFRDLIRSIACKTYADQQLLPPIEQLSRTYQVSYATIRKVLKQLNDIGLAKTYNGLGTRIQLNKGVAHAHLEDSTMIRDAVKFIGAVQFITITIGRCCLEYFDQLLVLSPVMEERIKKRHYDGVGFLDALLVILPKANLKQILQEFRSILSWGFYFTLLQLDEQLVDLYYKRCEEAVGFLVKRDADGYCRCIQQVYMQLFHIIIHCAKRIGIRQCDAIQLPDIDSLPLQETKNVCANP, translated from the coding sequence TTGAAAGGACAAACATTCTACAGCAGTCTCTACGATTCGCTTACATCCTTGATCATAACGAGGCGGCTTCCCTATGGGAGCCGTCTTCCATCCGCTAAACAGCTGTGCAGCACCTATCAGGTAGGAATACGTACCGTACAGGACGTCCTGCGCGATATGCGGGATGCCGGCTATATTTCTTTAGAGGCACGCAAGCGTGCACAGGTGATCTGGCAGCCCTCACAGGCGCACGATGAGCAGACGGATTTCTATATTCTGCATACACACCGGCAGATGATTGACGTTTTGGAAAGCATGCGTCTGTGCCTGCCTCCCCTCTGCAGCGGGTTGTGCGATTTACTGCAGGAAAAGGATATCCGTCATTTATATAAAATGCTGTCGACGCTGGAGGATAATAAAAATCTGGAAAAACGCCGACTGCTGATCCGGGATTTTAATGTATATCTGCTGCAGCGTTATCATAATGATATGATTCTCGATTTGTATCTGACGACCTTTTCCTATATTGAATATCCCCTGTTGTATCATACAGATCTGTTTTCCTCCTATCATGGCACTCTGAAGCACGATTATGAGCAGCTGCTTGCCGCCTATACAGATAAAAACTGCCGCTTTGTATATGATTTTTATTATCACACGATCTGCTACACCATACAGCGTATCCGTGAGCACGCAGCGCAGATACAGCTTTGCGGCAACCACTGTATACCGGAAGCAACCCCCTTTTTCTGGCAGCCGAAGCATTCTCATGATTACGTTTACACACTTGTCTTCCGAGACCTTATTCGCAGCATCGCCTGCAAAACCTATGCCGATCAGCAGCTGCTGCCGCCCATAGAGCAGCTGTCCAGAACCTATCAGGTATCCTACGCAACGATTCGCAAGGTTTTGAAGCAGCTGAATGATATCGGGCTCGCAAAGACCTATAACGGTCTGGGGACCCGCATTCAGCTGAATAAGGGGGTTGCACATGCACATCTGGAGGACAGTACAATGATACGTGACGCCGTAAAATTCATCGGGGCTGTACAGTTTATCACCATCACGATCGGCCGCTGCTGCCTGGAATATTTCGACCAGCTGCTCGTGCTTTCCCCTGTTATGGAGGAGCGGATAAAAAAACGGCATTATGATGGCGTCGGTTTCCTTGATGCCCTGCTGGTGATTCTTCCCAAGGCCAATCTGAAACAGATTCTGCAGGAGTTTCGCAGCATTTTGTCATGGGGCTTTTATTTCACACTGCTGCAGCTGGATGAACAACTGGTCGATCTATATTACAAGCGCTGTGAGGAAGCGGTTGGCTTTCTGGTGAAACGGGATGCCGACGGCTATTGCCGCTGTATACAGCAGGTCTACATGCAGCTGTTCCATATCATCATCCATTGTGCCAAACGCATCGGCATCCGTCAATGTGATGCCATTCAGCTGCCCGATATCGATTCCCTTCCTCTGCAGGAAACAAAGAATGTCTGCGCTAACCCTTGA
- the pgeF gene encoding peptidoglycan editing factor PgeF, translating into MNYIQWNYEDDLLAGTTLRDPSLPENNNMALHACLRKEDVLNNRDTLSKALHIASSQWTFAMQTHSDHIHEVTAADAGRGYRVYEEGIADCDALYTKERNIAIGVFHADCVPVLLYDPFTGIIAAIHSGWQGTVQEITRKTVTLLMQKEHVDPAHLMAYIGPAIAYRSFEIQQDVIDRIRAMSFDTRDYLTMLPNGRAIADNKGLNMQMLLNLGVERDHITVNPNDTFLKNDAFFSYRREPACGRHLSFILRK; encoded by the coding sequence ATGAATTATATACAATGGAACTACGAGGATGATTTGCTTGCAGGTACGACGCTGCGCGACCCATCCCTGCCGGAAAACAACAATATGGCACTGCACGCCTGTTTACGGAAAGAGGATGTTTTAAATAATCGTGATACTCTGTCAAAAGCACTCCATATAGCATCGTCACAGTGGACCTTCGCTATGCAGACGCACTCCGATCATATCCATGAGGTAACCGCCGCAGATGCCGGCAGAGGCTATCGTGTTTATGAGGAGGGGATTGCGGACTGTGATGCCCTTTACACAAAGGAAAGAAACATCGCAATCGGTGTCTTTCATGCAGATTGCGTGCCGGTACTTCTATATGACCCCTTTACCGGTATCATTGCCGCTATTCACAGTGGCTGGCAGGGAACCGTGCAGGAAATTACACGCAAAACCGTGACCCTGCTCATGCAGAAGGAGCATGTCGATCCTGCTCACCTGATGGCTTATATCGGTCCGGCTATCGCATATCGCAGCTTTGAAATCCAGCAGGATGTCATTGACCGCATCCGGGCAATGAGCTTTGATACCCGTGACTATCTGACAATGCTGCCAAACGGCAGGGCAATCGCAGACAACAAAGGGCTGAATATGCAGATGCTGCTGAATCTCGGTGTTGAACGCGATCATATCACAGTGAATCCAAACGATACCTTTCTGAAAAACGATGCTTTTTTCAGCTATCGAAGAGAGCCTGCATGCGGAAGACACCTCAGCTTCATTCTACGCAAATAA
- a CDS encoding fructose-6-phosphate aldolase translates to MKILIDNADIQEIKKAYEYFPITGVTCNPTILKRTGRNPYDVLKEIREFIGADGDLHVQVVSAKAEDMVVEAHKIQEVLGKNTYIKIPVVREGLKAMKLLHAEGANITGTAIYNQMQGYLAGMAGAAYVAPYVNRIDNLGYNGVQVAKDIHDMLKHAGLKTEVIAASFKNSQQVLELAKYGLGASTIAPDVIEGLIKVDAAVLAVDAFTRDFEELCGEGNTMLNI, encoded by the coding sequence ATGAAAATTTTAATTGACAACGCAGACATTCAGGAAATCAAAAAGGCTTACGAGTATTTTCCGATTACGGGAGTTACATGCAATCCGACAATCCTGAAAAGAACAGGAAGAAATCCATACGATGTATTGAAGGAAATTCGTGAATTTATCGGTGCGGACGGCGATCTGCATGTACAGGTCGTAAGTGCGAAAGCTGAGGATATGGTTGTGGAAGCCCATAAAATTCAGGAGGTGCTGGGAAAGAACACCTATATCAAGATTCCGGTAGTCAGGGAAGGTCTGAAGGCGATGAAGCTGCTGCATGCAGAGGGTGCAAACATCACCGGAACGGCAATCTATAACCAGATGCAGGGCTATCTTGCCGGTATGGCAGGGGCTGCCTATGTGGCACCGTATGTAAACCGTATTGATAATCTGGGCTATAACGGCGTACAGGTTGCCAAGGATATTCACGATATGCTGAAGCATGCCGGTTTAAAGACCGAGGTGATTGCGGCCAGCTTCAAAAATTCACAGCAGGTACTGGAGCTTGCCAAGTATGGTCTTGGTGCAAGTACGATTGCTCCGGATGTGATCGAAGGTCTGATTAAGGTCGATGCCGCCGTTCTGGCAGTGGATGCGTTCACCAGAGATTTCGAGGAGCTGTGTGGTGAGGGCAACACCATGCTGAACATCTAA
- a CDS encoding 2-C-methyl-D-erythritol 4-phosphate cytidylyltransferase encodes MYVRTWKKGSKIYASIVKSTRNGTKVSQETVAYLGEVTFDQIPYLKAAYAKNKPLLVYPEESL; translated from the coding sequence ATGTATGTGAGAACTTGGAAAAAAGGATCCAAAATCTATGCCAGTATTGTGAAATCTACTAGAAATGGTACAAAAGTTTCTCAGGAGACTGTTGCTTATCTTGGAGAAGTCACTTTTGATCAGATCCCTTATCTTAAAGCTGCTTATGCTAAGAATAAACCATTATTGGTTTATCCGGAGGAGTCCTTATGA
- a CDS encoding glycyl-radical enzyme activating protein produces MKSLPERAMKASSGYVFDIKRFATHDGEGIRTTIFLKGCPLRCAWCQNPEGLHPVLQLLYMETKCMHCGSCAAAAIHGGVSMQDGRIKLVRDAVEDWEGLIDICPTGALRYDASCYDVSDILREVKKDRAFFRYGGGVTLSGGEPLLQADFALEILKACKAEGIHTTIETSLYAPQDTLRQLLPYLDHIYADLKIFDSAVHKAYTGVENAQILDNIRYLLCSEELRDRVIIRTPLIPEMTARSENITAIAQFLQQCYKGVRYELLNYNPLAKAKYDYLDMEYCFDENPKLYTKEAMESFYRIARDQGIRNLIIE; encoded by the coding sequence ATGAAATCATTGCCAGAACGAGCTATGAAGGCATCTAGCGGCTATGTGTTTGACATCAAGCGCTTCGCTACGCATGATGGAGAGGGGATCCGGACAACGATTTTTCTCAAGGGCTGCCCGCTGCGCTGCGCATGGTGCCAGAATCCGGAGGGACTGCATCCGGTTTTGCAGCTTCTCTATATGGAAACGAAATGTATGCATTGTGGAAGCTGTGCGGCAGCAGCCATCCATGGCGGTGTTTCTATGCAGGATGGGCGAATAAAGCTTGTGCGGGATGCAGTTGAGGACTGGGAAGGTCTGATTGATATCTGCCCGACAGGTGCGCTGCGCTATGATGCGTCCTGCTATGATGTTTCGGATATCCTGCGGGAAGTAAAAAAAGACCGTGCGTTTTTCCGCTATGGCGGAGGGGTTACCCTATCCGGAGGTGAGCCGCTGCTGCAGGCGGACTTCGCACTGGAAATTCTAAAGGCATGTAAGGCAGAGGGGATACATACAACGATAGAAACATCCCTGTATGCACCGCAGGATACGCTGCGGCAGCTGCTGCCCTATCTGGATCATATTTATGCGGATTTGAAAATATTTGACAGTGCGGTGCATAAAGCCTATACTGGAGTGGAGAATGCACAGATTCTGGATAATATCCGCTATCTGCTGTGCAGTGAGGAGCTTCGTGATCGTGTGATCATCCGCACACCGCTGATTCCGGAAATGACGGCACGCAGTGAAAATATTACGGCCATAGCACAGTTTCTGCAGCAATGCTATAAAGGTGTGCGTTATGAACTGCTGAATTATAATCCGCTGGCAAAGGCGAAGTATGATTATCTGGATATGGAATATTGTTTTGACGAGAATCCGAAGCTATATACAAAGGAAGCAATGGAGTCATTCTATCGGATTGCAAGAGATCAGGGTATCCGCAATCTGATTATAGAATAA
- a CDS encoding MerR family transcriptional regulator, with translation MYKIGEAARLLGLSTEALRYYERKGLIVPHKDSVSNYRYFDASQINHLLNMQKYQKLGFTLYELMDLFESRGNDMFLELMEQKEKELLQESVSMSLRLHSIHLSLECIALAERAQHAIQFVTRPALYRISYMQDDVILADDAFLNEELRVWSKSSELQFLSGRICAKDFISGQEHFDYGFCMYETIGDFIGIRKNDVVRQYAECSALAYCFEADAQHTILQEKEKLLQFMEAHHLVLDGDILSQVLYSACEDHHYQMRHMIWVPYKRVI, from the coding sequence ATGTACAAAATCGGAGAGGCTGCCAGACTGCTGGGTCTCAGCACGGAAGCTTTGCGGTACTACGAACGTAAAGGGCTCATCGTGCCGCATAAGGACAGTGTATCCAATTACCGTTATTTCGATGCTTCACAAATCAACCATCTTCTGAATATGCAGAAGTATCAGAAGCTTGGCTTTACGCTGTATGAGCTGATGGATTTGTTTGAAAGCAGGGGAAATGATATGTTTCTTGAGCTGATGGAACAAAAGGAGAAGGAGCTGCTGCAGGAAAGTGTGTCGATGAGTCTTCGTCTTCACAGCATTCATCTTTCTTTGGAATGCATTGCGCTGGCAGAACGTGCACAGCATGCCATACAGTTTGTAACAAGACCTGCCCTGTATCGCATTTCCTACATGCAGGATGATGTGATTTTAGCGGATGATGCATTCCTGAATGAGGAACTCAGGGTGTGGTCGAAAAGCAGCGAGCTTCAGTTTCTGAGTGGACGAATCTGTGCCAAGGATTTTATCAGCGGACAGGAGCACTTTGATTACGGCTTTTGTATGTACGAGACGATTGGGGATTTCATCGGTATTCGGAAAAATGATGTGGTAAGACAGTATGCCGAATGTTCGGCTCTTGCCTACTGCTTTGAAGCGGATGCCCAGCATACGATTCTGCAGGAAAAGGAAAAGCTGCTGCAGTTTATGGAGGCACATCACCTGGTGCTTGACGGGGATATCCTGTCTCAGGTCTTATACAGTGCCTGCGAGGATCATCATTATCAGATGCGCCATATGATATGGGTCCCTTACAAGAGAGTGATATAA
- a CDS encoding formate C-acetyltransferase/glycerol dehydratase family glycyl radical enzyme translates to MELKKTARIDLLKERMLSQPRYVSMEQAMIITRAYQRHEEEPVILKRAYALHDALCELEIGIEPQELIVGNRTKGVRYGVVFPESGISWVDQELETLPTRPQDKFLVRPEDVQTFREVIKPYWKGKSLEDVLKKRYGKEISALSTVVKINQKDHAQGHICPNVREWLEKGPAGLKEEAQQHLLDCKEEQRPFYESILLVMDGVCRFLMRYHDELQKEAKQHPDWKQDMIETAEICKALSKRPAETFHEAVQSMWILFVVLHMESNASSFSPGRLDEILYPYYRKDRELGRLDAQRALDIIECLWLKFNQIVYLRNKNSAKYFAGFPIGFNIAVGGQDVHGEDVCNELSFLFLLAQEHIGLPQPNLSVRLHRGTGDALLKKAVRVVAKGSGMPQFFNDEAIIAELEKLGISHQDAMDYAIVGCVELTTQGNNLGWSDAAMFNLNKVLELTLHHGRCLLTNQQLGPDLGGLDTYESYEELESAFDAMIDHFLQRMIPACEEVEKAHIDILPSPFLSSVIDDCMEQGMDVTRGGAHYNLSGIQMIQVANLADSLAAIKALVYDRKSVTGEALQYALEHNFAQDEMLRQRLLNKVDKYGNDVEWVDMLGAKWASAFRDKLRSFTNYRKGPYHTGMYTVSAHVPMGEHVGASADGRLAGTPLADGGMSAVYGRDLHGPTAVLKSVSRLSCDCTTNGGLLNMKFLPEFFQNEQGIDKFAGFLRTFVDLRIPHIQFNVVRKEDLLAAQKHPEQYASLTVRVAGYTAYFVELAQELQNEIIARTSYEGI, encoded by the coding sequence ATGGAACTGAAAAAAACTGCTCGAATCGATCTTCTAAAGGAACGTATGCTGTCCCAGCCGCGTTATGTGAGTATGGAACAGGCGATGATCATTACCAGAGCCTATCAGAGGCATGAAGAGGAGCCGGTCATTTTAAAACGTGCATATGCACTCCATGATGCTCTGTGCGAGCTGGAAATCGGAATCGAGCCGCAGGAGCTGATTGTAGGAAACCGGACAAAGGGGGTACGCTATGGGGTGGTATTTCCTGAAAGCGGTATTTCCTGGGTGGATCAGGAGCTGGAGACGCTGCCGACGCGTCCACAGGATAAGTTTCTTGTACGTCCTGAGGATGTGCAGACATTTCGCGAGGTCATCAAGCCGTACTGGAAGGGGAAATCATTGGAGGATGTGCTGAAAAAGCGTTATGGAAAAGAAATCAGTGCCCTGTCAACGGTTGTAAAAATTAATCAGAAGGATCATGCACAGGGACATATCTGCCCCAATGTCCGTGAGTGGCTGGAAAAGGGGCCGGCCGGCTTGAAAGAGGAGGCACAGCAGCACCTGCTGGACTGTAAGGAGGAGCAAAGACCCTTCTATGAAAGCATTCTTCTTGTGATGGATGGTGTATGCCGCTTTCTGATGCGGTATCATGATGAATTGCAAAAGGAAGCAAAGCAGCATCCGGACTGGAAGCAGGATATGATAGAGACGGCAGAAATCTGTAAGGCGCTGTCCAAACGGCCGGCTGAAACGTTTCATGAGGCGGTACAGTCCATGTGGATTCTGTTTGTCGTCCTGCATATGGAAAGCAATGCCTCCAGCTTCTCTCCCGGACGTCTGGATGAAATACTGTATCCGTATTATCGCAAGGACAGGGAGCTTGGACGTCTGGATGCGCAAAGAGCGCTGGATATCATTGAATGCCTGTGGCTGAAATTCAATCAGATTGTCTATCTGCGCAATAAAAACAGCGCAAAGTACTTTGCCGGCTTTCCAATCGGCTTCAATATCGCTGTCGGCGGACAGGATGTCCATGGTGAGGATGTATGCAATGAGCTGAGCTTTCTGTTTTTGCTGGCACAGGAGCACATCGGCCTGCCGCAGCCCAATCTGTCTGTGCGCCTGCACAGGGGAACAGGGGATGCTCTTTTAAAGAAGGCTGTTCGCGTCGTGGCAAAGGGAAGCGGTATGCCGCAGTTTTTCAATGATGAAGCAATTATAGCTGAGCTGGAGAAGCTGGGGATTTCCCATCAGGATGCAATGGATTATGCCATTGTCGGCTGTGTTGAGCTGACGACGCAGGGGAATAATCTGGGCTGGAGCGATGCTGCAATGTTTAATCTGAACAAGGTGCTGGAGCTGACGCTGCATCATGGCAGATGTCTGCTTACCAATCAGCAGCTGGGGCCGGATCTGGGCGGTCTGGATACGTATGAAAGCTATGAGGAGCTGGAAAGTGCATTTGATGCCATGATCGATCATTTTCTGCAGCGCATGATTCCGGCCTGTGAAGAGGTGGAAAAGGCGCATATTGACATCCTTCCCTCACCGTTTTTATCCAGCGTTATCGATGACTGCATGGAACAGGGAATGGATGTGACACGTGGAGGCGCTCATTATAATCTGAGCGGTATACAGATGATCCAGGTTGCCAATCTGGCCGATTCTCTGGCGGCGATCAAGGCTCTGGTCTATGATAGGAAAAGCGTAACAGGAGAAGCTCTGCAGTATGCACTGGAGCATAATTTTGCACAGGATGAAATGCTGCGGCAGCGTCTTTTGAACAAGGTGGACAAGTATGGCAACGATGTGGAATGGGTGGATATGCTGGGGGCGAAGTGGGCATCGGCATTCCGTGATAAGCTGCGCTCCTTTACCAATTACCGCAAGGGACCGTATCATACCGGTATGTATACCGTAAGCGCCCATGTGCCGATGGGAGAGCATGTCGGTGCAAGTGCGGATGGCAGACTGGCCGGTACACCGCTTGCGGATGGCGGTATGTCTGCAGTATATGGAAGAGATTTGCATGGGCCTACTGCCGTTTTGAAATCGGTATCCCGTCTGTCCTGTGACTGCACGACCAACGGCGGTCTTCTGAATATGAAATTTCTGCCGGAATTTTTTCAGAATGAGCAGGGCATTGATAAATTTGCCGGATTCTTACGAACCTTCGTCGATTTGAGAATACCGCATATCCAGTTTAATGTTGTGCGTAAAGAGGATCTGCTGGCTGCTCAGAAGCATCCCGAGCAGTATGCATCCTTAACCGTGCGCGTTGCCGGCTATACGGCATATTTTGTGGAGCTGGCACAGGAGCTGCAAAATGAAATCATTGCCAGAACGAGCTATGAAGGCATCTAG